The genomic region gtgagctaagcaattaagagcccatggataaccatggatgcaaagggtgcggTGTGGAATTGTGGGGGGGACAAAAGTCCGGGCCcagatggatttttttttttgttcttaaaGAAGTGTTGGCATATTATCAAGGAAGATTTCATTAATTTCTTCAAGTCTTTCTTTGAAGGGAACTTCATCTCTAGGGCGGTGTGTTCTTCTTTCCTTACTCTCATTCCCAAATGCAAAAATCCCTTGTGTTTGAACGATTGTATACCCATTTGCTTAGTTGGATGCATGTACAAGGTGGTGGCTAAGCTTTTGGCGGGTAGATTAAAAGGGGTGCTTGATTCGATTATATCTAATTCCCAAAGTGCATTTGTTCTCGGTAGACAATTGTTGGATGGGGTTTTAGTGGCGAATGAGGTGGTGGATTTTgctagaaaagaaggaaaaaattgTCTTCTTTTCAAGGTCGATTTTGAGAAGGCCTGTGACAAGGTTAATTGGAGTTTCTTAAGATACATGTTAAAAAGGATGGTATTCGGTGACAAATGGATGAGGTGGATGGAGTTGTTGATCTTTAATAGTAAGATGTTGGTGCTTGTGAACGGAAGCCCTTCTAAGGAGTTCTCGGTTCATAAGGGTTTGAGGCAAGgagatcctctttctcctttcctttttgtgTTGGTGGCGGAAGGATTAACGGGTCTTGTGAAACAATCTATTCATATTGGAGAGCTCCAAAATTTCACTCTAAACGATACTTGTAGTGTGGACATCCTTCAATTCGCGGACGATACTTTGATCACGGGGGAAGGGAGTTGGAAACATGTCCGTGCTTTGAAATTGGTTCTTAGGGCTTTCGAAATTGTTTCGAGATTAGGCATTAATTTCCATAAAAGTAAATTAATTGGGATTAATTCTAATGCCAACTTTTTGGAGGCCGCTTCTCACTTTCTTTCTTGCAAGTTAGAAGAGTCTGACtttaaatttcttggtattccgaTTGGTTACAACCCGAGGAAGGAATCTACTTGGAATCCTCTTGTGGCTAAAATGAAGAGTAGATTGGATGGATGGACAAATCGTTTTTTGAATTTAGGTGGAAGAATTACTCTCTTGAAGTCCGTTCTTAGTTCCTTAGCTATCTTCACCATGTCTTTCTACAAAGTTCCGTCTAGAGTGGTGAAGTATTTTACTAGTATCTAAAACAAATTTCTTTGGGGAGGAGTGGAGGATAAGAGGAAAATTCATTGGGTGAAATGGAGCGATGTTAACTTGCCTTTAGAGGATGGAGGTTTAGGGGTGAAAAATATCAAGTTGTTCAATTTTGCTATCCTTTGcaaatggagatggagaattcttGAAGGTGACAATTCTTTATGGTACAAAGTTTTGAAATCGAGATATGGTGATTTAAACCatattgtttgtgatgatggaaGAGGGAACAAAGTTTCCTCCAATTGTTCCATTTGGTGGAAGGACTTAGTTAAAACTAATTCCTTTTCCTTGTTTGATCCAATTGTTGACAAGTGTAGATTTAAAGTGGATAATGGTTTTTCCACTCCTTTTTGGGAATCCTCTTGGTTGGAAGAGAGACCCCTTAGAGAGGTCTTTTCGGTTATCTTTGAAAAATCTTGCTTGAAAAAGGTTTCGGTTGCGGCAACGGGAGATTGGGAAGAGGGTATTTGGAAATGGGGGGATTTAGGAGTGAAAGAAGGGGTGTTGGGGGATGAAGGGGCCGATAGTTTGTTTGGCGCTCTAAAGGGCCGGTTGGAGGACTATGGAGGTTTGAAGGAAGGTAAGGATGTCGTGGAGTGGATGGGAAAGGCGGATAAGGGTCCGGAATACTCGGTGGCTTCATGTTATGAGTATATTAGGCGTGTTCGGACTCCTCATGGTCCTTTTGACAAAAATCATGAGGCGTTTGAGATTCTTTGGAAATCGGAGGTTCCTTTTAAAGTGAAGGCGTTTGGTTGGAGACTTTTCCGAAATAGACTTCCTACTTTAGATCTTTTGGTGAGACGAGGTATGGCAATTCCCGTGGATAGTCTTAATTGTATTCTTTGTGACAATTGTGGGGAGAAGATAAGgcatttctttttttcttgtgGGGTGGCCAAGAAGGTGTGGTGGGAAGTTGCCGGTTGGGTGGGAAAAAAGGAGAAGGATGAGGAAGATTGCAAAACTAATTTCTTGGATTGGCATAACTTTTTCCGTTTGAAGAAAGTGTCAAAAGGAAAGGAGGGAATGATTTGGCTCGCTTGTGTTTGGACCCTTTGGATTCTTAGAAACGGGGTGCGTTTTCGGAAGGATAGGTGGAGTATAAATGATATAGTTTGGAATATTAAAGCTTTAGCTTGGAGGTGGATGTTTTGCGGTAAAATTACACATCCCAATTTCTCTTATTACGAGTTTGTTACGGATCCTTTGTTTTTCCTCTCGTTGTAGTAGTTGGTATGTAATTTTCCTTTTGTTCGGGTCTTTTCCCGCATCCTCTTGTAAGGTTTGGAGAACCCATTGTTCTCCTTTTTCATTAATGATATCTCTTGCTtactaaacaaaaaaataataattgattaaaactacacaaatattaataattgattagtataaaaaaatgaagaaaaaaatcgtcaacaaatataaacaaacccaaaaataaattttactttaaatttatatttttaattcaaatagtTTGACAGTTATATTAAAAAACGAATTCTAATGATGATACTTAGGCTCTATTTGGTAAAACATGTTTTCAAGCTTAtggcttatgtcttatgtcttataagctcatatgataatttagacccgtttgaaaacggtcttttcatcacgagcttatagcttattttactagcttatagctaatttttcagacgctatttcaaatagcgttttagcttatgtcttatagcttattactttttcttccttttttatccttattatttcaattaaaatccatttttaacccttataatttattttaatttaaaataaactaattatatattaaatatcttttacgtcattttacatttataagttaattgaacagctaattttaccaaacacttcaatgagcttataagctattagtctcaaccatccgctataagctataagtcattagtcatcagccatcagtcataagctataagctatcacctaacttatcagtcaaccgctatttttaccaaacagacccttattcCACGTTATTATATGTAAATGTTTAACTactaatttttattgtttaatttaaaatttatttttaaattaaatactatatttttaattaggtCCAAAATTTAGTCATAACAAACCCTATGTCTTTGAACAGTGGTTACCGGTTTTTATGTCTCACTAAGTAAAAGATTATAAAGTCACAATTAAGGTTCACGATCCGCAAATTCTTCCGCAAATTCTTAGTTACCATTTTTTAATACCCAAATCTGTTTGCCACCATCACAAACAAAATCACCTGATCAAATCCAAATTCAAATGGAGTTACAAATTcttgaatttttcttttatttgttttgtttatttttttttcccATGGTATTCATATTCCCATTCTTGGTAAAACAAATATCCAAAAGGAAGATGGTTGCAAAGATAGACCAGTTGCCCCAGGAAATTTTATCGAATATTCTATCGAGGCTACCTTCGAGAGAATTGTTGAATTGTAAGTACGTTTCAAAATCATGGTTTAATCTTATAATTCATCCAGGTTTTGTAAATCAATATTATGTTTTCCACAATAGTTTTATGTATTCTCAAAAACAACACCAGCGTCTTTGGGTTATTCGTACACTCTTCAATCATTCTGGCGTCGAAATTCATTTTCCCCTTATGTTTTGGAATTTCGATGAACCAAAAAACAATGTATTAACTTCTCCTTTAAACCTTCCTAGTGTTTACATACGAGATGAAACTTTTTGGAACGAAATATTTGGTCCTTGTAATGGCCTTTACTATTTACAAGGCTTTCCAAACAATATATTAATAAACCCTTCCCTAAAGCAATGTATTGTCTTGTCTTCACCTCAATTTTCTTTAACGTCAGAAAGAGCTTATCTTAAGTTTGAATTTGCTGGATTTGGATTTGATCCCAAAACTAATGACTATAAAATCCTTCTCTTAAAAGATGTTTGGTTGAAAAAAGCAAATGGTGAAAGAGAAAAAGGATATTGGATTGCTTTCTTATACAGTCTTAATTCCCACTCTTGGAGAGAGTTGAATGCGGAAGATCTTCCTCTTCCATTTGAAATTTCCCGCGAGTCTTCCGCGGTTTATACTTTTATGAACAGTTGTTGTCATTGGTTGAGTTATGTTGATAAGGATGGTGGCGGAATAGAAGATTTTGTTTTAGCATTCAACATGGTTGATGAAACATTTAGGAAGATAAAAGTTCCCAAAATAGAGTATTCTTTTTTTTTCAGAACTGTTGTAAAACTCTAGCACCTTTTGTTGAGTCTGATACAATTGGTGTTATTGTTTATCCTGTCAGAGGAATAGGAATAGATAAATGTTTTGATGTTTGGATGATGAAAAATTATTGGGATGCAGAGTCTTGGATTAAGCTATATAGTGCTGGACCAGTGCCTATGGTTTCAAAGTTTGTTGGATTTTATGGGATCAATGGATTTCTTTGGAAAGACAATGATGAAAGATTGATATTGTATGACTCCGACAATGACAAAATGATGGATCTTCAAGTTTACGGAAACGGCAAATCAATAAGAGTTGTTAGGTATATGGAAAGTATTGTATCACTCCCGAAGATTGATTCATTTAAGTACTTGATCATAAGGACTAATTTGGCAGGTGTAATAAACAACATTTGGTAGAATTAATCGGTTCAATAAATCGGATACGGGCGATcgtgaaaaaaaaaactacactTAATTATATTCATTTGTCAAGGGTCATTAGTATTTTAAGTTGTACTGTGTTCTCAttttactaaaataaatatttgagtCCAATGTGGATTTCAGAAGATTCTAGATTAAAAAGTGGATGGTTGAAATTTCTTGTAAACGTTATGGCATTTTTGCGAATATTAAGTCAGTATTTGAATTCACCATACAATAAGAATGTTTTCTTTCTATAATTGTTGCTTTGAGTAAACAATGCACATGATTCGACTTATTTGTAGATATATATGGATTTCAGCATGCACAAGGGGAATGCACAAGGGGAATAGGctaaacattattattattattattattattattattattattattattattattattattattattattattgttattattattcttattattattattattattattattattattattattattattattattattattattataatagagTTTTGCAACTTATACGTGGTATTGTCAAATGTGAGTGCACATATAAATGTACATATGCATATATAAATTGTACATGTCTTGTAATTTGAATGTGGAAATCTATAATAATATAAGAAAACTCTATCTTTTTGAAGAGTTCCTCTCATGCTGCCAAGTGGCTTATTCTGAGAGTAGGAAATGTTGCTTATGGATCCGCCACGTTTACCGTTCATTTATGAAGTTATGTTCTTTCATCTTCCACTATGTGTTACATAATTAGCATTTGTGTGGTTCTGTCCTTGCATCTTCCATTCTGCATAATTaacatatattattaatataatgagGACTTTATCTTCTTCTGTCCATTCACCTTCTGCATCAGTTATGTAATGAAGAGTTTGTAACTGCTACATTATACATAATGATTGTGTGGCTTCCACTTTTCGGTAGTATCAGACCATTTTTACTTTGCTGCTTGTGCTAACTGGTTGTAAGATATTGCGAGACCATTGGCGAAAATCTGTGACATCAACGATAGCAAAGAACTTTGGAAAGTTTCTGTTCGAGTGCACCACAAATGGAAGGTTGTTTCGAACAAGAGGgagcattttgagatgatttgatgagttttttttcttatattctattattttggtCTTATGTTATTTAGATACGAGGGTGGAATGAGATCAAACAACATCAGAACAAACCCACGGACATATTGGTTTGATTTTCTACATTTATGTACTTTGATAGGattttcatcaaaactcatctGAACAAGGGAAAAACTGTCATCAGTgttttcaaatcattagttttatttgatttctGCCATTTTTGTAAGTACAAGTGTAGAGTACGAGTACGTAAGAGGTAGAAGTTAATACAAATGTAAGTACAATTTTTGTAATCAGAGTgcaattaatttttgtaataggTTGAAAAGAGAATAGATAAATTATACAGTGATAAATGTGATGATTGTATGTGTTTCACGTGTTTTCTTTGTTACTGTTTTGGTTTTAATGagctttcattttcatttttttatgttgttttgatctTTGGTTCCGTTGGTTTTCTACCTTAGAAATGATTCCACTTTTATAAATCTGGTCTTTCCAACTTTAATTTTGAACAGTTCTTCCAGTTATTCTGGAATTATAAGTCTCATCTTTTCAACTTTACTGTTGAACGGTTCTTCTGGAATTATAAATCCGTCTTTTCAACTTTATTGTTGAACGGTACTTCCCGTTCTTCTTGAATTGCGGTGATTTTGGGTCTCAGTTTTTgttgatatatatttttaatagaatttaaagaagaaaaaaaaactaagagtaaaagaataaataaaatttaatccattatatctaatgaattttgatttgtttttttatttgttttattatttctatatatGTTAAAGATCAAAAAGAGAGCATAATCACGATTTGATTATTAATAaactatatatttaataaatttcaaaatatttatttataaattttttaacctaaataaattatattggactttaaataaataaaataaacggaaAAAGAGGTAttgcttttatgttattattcaagtcatttaaattataaagaagatagacataaaatataattttttgtttctgTTGAGTTGAGAATTCtatttgtaaaataattattattactacattaaagtctaaaatggataaatatttataaattaagtaaatatatattacaataacttaaggacaaaatataataaaaaaatataataatgattaaaataagagaaaaatagaatataatgtttattattgatctaaatatgaaaaaaaaatgttACTATTGAAATCTATGTCATTGAAATAATGATTTAATAAATAGGTACTACTTATCTAAATacgagaaaaatattaaaattgtcaTGGTGAGGATATCCGACAGAGCAAAGATACACTGAAATCTTAGACGGACCAATGAATGGGAGACACAACATATTTTTATGAGTGGATGGAAATAAGATTGCGAATAACTTGCTATGTGTATTATTTAATAgttataagatttatttttatactaaaaaataatttatttttaatataattatccaTATAGGTCTATTAATTTTTCTATATTTAGAATTTTGTTAATGTAATGTATTttagcgagccccattgtcacttgttgtccttgttagttaatgtattttaaatcaaaagattaaggtattcaagaggtgtccaccccttgtcacttaacctcttggtttgattaaagagttttgattcaaaagatcaaggtattcaagaggtgttcaccccttgtcacttaacctcttggtttgcttaaagtgttttaattcaaaagatcaaggtattcaagaggtgtgcactctttgtcacttaatcttttgatttgattaaaaaagattcgaaagatcaaggtattcaagaggtgtgcacttcttgtcacaggatctttcggtttgattaatgtgttttagtttcaaaagatcaaggtattcaagaggtgttcaccccttgtcacaggatcttttggttttattaatatgttttagattcaaaagatcaaggtattcaagaggtgtgcacttcttgtcacttgatcactttgatttggttaaaaaatggttcaaaagatcaaggtattcaagaggtgttcaccccttgtcacttaatctcttgattttattaatgtgttttgattcaaaggatcaaggtattcaagaggtgtgcaccccttgtcacttgatcactttgtgtgattaatgaaaggttaaaaaatgttaatccaaaagaatcgaggtattcaagaggtgtacaccccttgtcacacgacatttcggtatggtttaaagaaagttattttgtaaagaagaaactcgacgttggatcgagaagtttattgtaacaacttggcgttggaccaaggtttattgatttGGATTGAGATGAATATAACGTTTTTAGTATTTTTTCAATAAGAACCATAAAACTAAcatatttttgatgttttgatattaaaataaagtctaatgaaatattttttgagtttttaataatgaaaataaaatctaatcaatctaatttaataaataaaaaaagtatttttgtatttttagattatgaaataataaaaaagccTAAACacatattaaattaaaatgggCTAACTAGAGCGTTAAAATAGGGTGTGAATAAAAGCTGGGTGCAGGACCCATAAGGTGTGGCCCAAAGAAAAGCTGAATATATGCCAAGAGGTGGTGCGCATGGCAGATGGGGTGTATGCAAGTAAAAACGATTGGGCTTTTAACCACACATGAGCCCACAACAAAAAAGAGCAAAAACCCTAGACTACAAGTTGGAGGGTCCGCCTCCttcctcatttctctctcacGATACTTTCACTCTGTTTCTCTCTCACTGCAAAAACAACCGACAAAAGCAACTCTCAGACTTTCACGATTCTCGATCTCGGTTTTCTCACTCTCTCGATCTCGTTCTCTCTCGGTTCAGACAACATTACAACAATAACTCTCCTCTCAATCTCTTGTCAAAACCTAACTCAAATCAGATAGCCATCACCAATCAAACAAAGATATCACAGGAAAAAATTATGACACATACAAGGAATTAACAAATGCTCAAGTTATTAACATCACCAATCTAGGAAAAGCAACGTGAAATTATGGTTAGAAATTACCAATCTGAAAGTTATCAGAGTGAAGAAATCCCAAATATAAGCTTCATTCTTTTCTGCAAATCGCGTTTGAAGTTTGTTGATGAAAGCTTGTTGCAATGATAATCCAGATTTGCGTAAATTGAAGGCTTCACGTTGGTTGTTGTTGCTGGTGAAAACGTATTTCACTGTGTTGCGGTTAAGTGCAGGTTGTTGTTGAAGCGAAGCTGCTGTGTGgatgtgttattgttgttgcttgGCTGAGTTCGTGTGAGGTTTGTGAATGATAGGTGAAGGAGTGTGTGAAAAGGTTTTAGTGCGGTATGCGTTCTGAGATGTGTGG from Vicia villosa cultivar HV-30 ecotype Madison, WI unplaced genomic scaffold, Vvil1.0 ctg.001748F_1_1, whole genome shotgun sequence harbors:
- the LOC131636465 gene encoding F-box protein CPR1-like: MVAKIDQLPQEILSNILSRLPSRELLNCKYVSKSWFNLIIHPGFVNQYYVFHNSFMYSQKQHQRLWVIRTLFNHSGVEIHFPLMFWNFDEPKNNVLTSPLNLPSVYIRDETFWNEIFGPCNGLYYLQGFPNNILINPSLKQCIVLSSPQFSLTSERAYLKFEFAGFGFDPKTNDYKILLLKDVWLKKANGEREKGYWIAFLYSLNSHSWRELNAEDLPLPFEISRESSAVYTFMNSCCHWLSYVDKDGGGIEDFVLAFNMVDETFRKIKVPKIEGIGIDKCFDVWMMKNYWDAESWIKLYSAGPVPMVSKFVGFYGINGFLWKDNDERLILYDSDNDKMMDLQVYGNGKSIRVVRYMESIVSLPKIDSFKYLIIRTNLAGVINNIW